The window GCTGAAAGGCGGGCCGGCACGCAGGCCGGCCCCTACCGGACGGTGAGGATTTCGTTGGACGAGGGCATCTCATCAGCGGAGATGGAGATGAAAACAGCGGGGCCGCTTCGATGAGAGAAGCGGCCCCGCTGTTCATCTACCGATGACCCGTCTGGCATCTACAGAAGCCCGCCGTGCATCTACCGGCCGTGCATCTCCTGATGCGGGGCGGTGATGCCGACGGGGAGGCGGATGCTGAAGACGGTGCCCGCGTCGTCGCTGCGGCACTCGATCTCGCCACCGTGCTCGCGGACGATGCGGCGCGAGATGGCGAGGCCCAGGCCCGTTCCCTCGTCCGCCGATTTCGTGGTGAAGAGCGGGTCGAAGATCTGCGGCAGCACGTCCGGCGGGATGGCCGGGCCGTCGTTGGAGATGTCGATGCGCACCGTGGCCGCGCCCGCCGCGCCGTCCCCCACCGAGGTCCGCGGCGACTCGGCCGATGCGCCGGCGGTGAGGACCGCGCCGTCCACCGTGGCGGCCACCCGCAGCGTGCGACCGCCCTCGCGCAGCGCCTGCTCGGCGTTGATGAGGATGTTGAGGAAGACCTGCTGGAGCTGGTGCGCGTCGGCCACCACGGGCGGCAGCGAGCCGGGCACCTCCAGCACCGGGTGGATGCCGGCGGCGCGCAGGTCGCCGTGGCGCAGCTCCACCGTGGCGCGCAGCACGTCGGCCACGTCCACCGGCTTCCGCTCCAGCGGGTGCCGCCGCGCGAACCCCAGCAGGTCGCCCACGATGCGGGTGCAGCGCTCCACGCCCGCCAGGATCTCGCGCAGCCCCGCCTCGGTCGCCTCGTCGGGCGCGCCGCGGAGGAGGATCTGCGCCTGCGCACCGATCACCGCGAGCGGGTTGTTGAGGTCGTGCGCCACGCCGCTGGCGACGAGGCCCAGGGCGGACAGCTTCTCCCGCTCGCGCAGGTGCTCCTCCAGCCGCACGCGCTCCTCCACGAGCCGCTTGGTGCGCAGGTGCGCGGCGATGCGGGCGCGGATCTCGGCGCCGCGGAAGGGCTTGGGGATGTAGTCGCTGGCCCCGGCGTCGAAGGCGGCGTAGGCGCTCTCGGGGTCGGTCTTGGCGGTGACCATCAGGATGGGCAGCGCCAGCGCGTTCCACCGCTCGCGCGCCCAGTGGCACACCTCCAGCCCGCTGATGCCGGGCAGCATCCAGTCCAGCACCAGCAGGTCCGGCGTCTCCTCGCTCTCCAGCGCGCGGATGGCGGCGTGGCCGTCGGTGGCGATGGAGACGCGGTAGCCCGCCTGCTTGAGGATGGAGCCGAGGACGCGGGCCGACGCGGGGTCGTCTTCCACGATGAGCACCGACGCCTGCGCGCCGTCGTCCACCAGGCCTGCCAGGGAGGGGGTCATGAAAGCAGCGGGGCGGGGTCGGTGAGGCGCGCGCGGAGGCCGGCGGCGGGAAGGGACAGCAGGTCCAGCATGGGTGCCGCGGACAGCTCGCGCCGCTCCACGCCGAACACGCGGAAGGCGCGCGCCGTGTAGTACAGCTCGTCGGCCACGCGGGGCAGGTCGATGAGGCCCGCGCTGCCTGCGGCCGTCAGGCGCTGCACGCGGCCGGTGCGGCGCAGGAGCAGCAGGTCCAGCCCCATCATCCGCGGCTTCTCGGGATAGTCCACGAACACGCCGCCGGGCGGCAGCCCCATCTCCGCCGCCAGCCGCAGCTCCAGCGCGTGGACCAGGCCGCCCTCGGCGTACAGCCACTCCTCGGCTGGAAGCCCGCGAAGGGCCTCGCCGGGCAGCTCCAGCGCGCGCTTGGGCAGGCGGCGGTCGCGCACGGCGGGCAGCCACAGCTGGGCGACGCGGCGGGCGCCCTCGCCCTCCATCGCCCCCGCGCGGACCTCCAGCAGCGCGAGCAGCCGTTCGTCGCTCTGGCCGACGAGCTCGCCGGGGCTCACCACGCCCGCATCGACCGACTCCTGCACCAGGCGCTTGTACAGCGAGGTGGCGGCGCGCACGGCGTGGTGCCAGTAGACGTTGCGGAACATCTGGTACTTGGAGAAGAGCAGCGACTCCACGGCCGAGAGGCCCTTCTCGTGGATGCCCACCTCCATGCGCCCCGTCTCCGGGTCGCGCAGCAGCGTCATGGCGTGCAGCAGGCGGTCCACGTCCACCTCGCCGTACGGCACGCCGCAGAAGAGCGCGTCGCGGCGCAGGTACTCGATCTTGTCCAGGTCCAGGCTGCCGGAGACGAGGCCCTGGAGCGGGCTGCCGGACCTGGCGCGGATCAGCGCCTCGATTCGCTCCGGCGCGTTCGGCGCCACCTCTTCCAGCGCGGCGCGGATGGCGGGTGCGGCCAGGAAGCGCGCCGTCAGCTCCTCGTGGTGGCCGGGCACGCGCTCGGCGTCAAGCTCCTCGAGCGCGTGGCTGAACGGGTAGTGCCCGATGTCGTGCAGCAGCGCCGCGTACGGCACCAGCCGGCACTCCGCCGGGTCCACGCCTTCCAGCTCGCCGCGCTCGCCCAGCAGCCCCATGGCCCAGCGCGCCAGGTGGTACACGCCCAGCGCGTGGTCGAACCGCGTGTGCGTGGCGCCGGGGTACACGAGGTACGCCAGCCCCAGCTGGCGGATGTGCCGCAGCCGCTGGAACTGGCGAGTGTCGATGATGCGGAGCGCCGTGGGGTCCAGCCGGATGGTGTTCCAGAGGGGGTCCCGTACGACTTCGAACTCGCGCTGCGGGTGGGGCTCGGTGCGTTGCATGAGGGGCGGGATTGTACGCCCCCGCGCCGCGATCCGTCAAGCCCCGCCAGGTTTTTCGCCGGATCGTGACACCGCGCGTCCAATCCACCGGAGCGGCCGGAAGAACGTGTCTCGCGCGGAGGCGCGAAGGCGCGGAGAACACATCGCTCCTCCGCCGTTCTCCGCGTCCTTCTATGAGAAGGCTGTTTCTGTCAAGGCCAACGTGGTGGCCTCGCCGACCCCCGGTCGGCACCCGTGCCCGGACCACTCTTCTATCCGCACTCAGGCACGATACGCCCTGTGCCGGTGCAAGCTGGTGTTCGTGGTACCGGGTCCGACGCTGCCAAACTCTGCGGCGGCCTCGAAGGCCAAGACGCGGAACGCAGTCGTCGGGAACGAGGTGTGTGGGCGTTGGTGCCTACCGTGCCGAATCATCCTGCCGCGCCCGGCCGTGCGCGCTTCCTCCTGCTCGGTCGTGCGCCTCAGGCGGTCTTGTGGCGCTGCACCCACTGCGGATCGTAGTCCGCGTCCGCGACCCAGAGACGGTGCAGCATCACGGCGAGCTTTCGCGCCACGGCCACCGCGGCTCGCTTCTTGGCGTTCTTGCCTCCGCGTGCCGCGAGCGCCTCGCCATAACGCCGCAGATCGCAGTCAGGCCCGAACGGTCCCAGGATGTAGTGCGCCGCGCTGACCAGGTACCTTCGGACCAGCTCGTCGCCCGCCTTGCTGATCCCCAGCTGCGGAGACGAATCGCTGCTCTCGTCCAGCTTCGGCACCAGCCCGAGGAACGCACCGACCTGGCGGCTGTGCTTGAACCGGTGTGGGTCTTCGATGGCCCGCGCGAAGGCGACCGCCGTCAGGGGACCGACCCCCTTGGGCTGCTGCAGGCGCACGGCCTCCGGATGCGCCTCGATCATCTGCTCCACCTGCCGGTCCATCCCCCGGATCCGCTTCGTCAGGTCCGAGATCACCTCCAGCAGCGGCATGAGCGAGGCGTGCAGCACCTCGGGCACCTGCGCGGTGGCCGTCCGCGCGAACGTATCCGCGGAGCACTTCGTGATCCGCGCGCCCAGCGACTTCACCGACCCGCGCACGTGATTGATCAGCTTCGTCCGCACCTGCACCAGTTGGTCGCGTGCCCGCAGCAGCGCCAGGTCCTGCTGTGCCTCCGCGCTGCGGTGCTGGATCGGGTGCAGCAGCTTCACGTCCGCACGCGCCTGGCGCGCCAGGAACTCCGCGTCGATCCGATCATTGCGACGCTTGCGCCGGCCCCCTTCCCGTACACCTCGCTCATGTTCGCCACCACCGCCTCGTGCCCGAGTGCCTTCAGCTGGCGCGATACCCACGGCGAGTGCGTGCTCACCTCCAGCGCCACCCGGCAGCGGGGCCGCCCGCCGAAGTACCGCTCGATCGCACCCGGCGTCGTCGCGACCGCCGCCGTCTTCACCACCGTGCCTGCTGCATCGATCTCGCACGTCCGGCTGAGCTTGTCCCCCAGGTCGAGCCCGATGGTTATTACCCCGCCCGCTAATTGGTTTGCGCGGCGTAGGTCACGTGTCGGCCCTGGAAATAGCGGCGGACGAGGTCAGGTCGGCGTTGCTTCCCGCGGAGGAAGGCGCGGACGTTCGCCATGAGGTTTTTCACATCCAGTGCACGCTTGCGACCCACCGCGTTGGAC is drawn from Longimicrobiaceae bacterium and contains these coding sequences:
- a CDS encoding response regulator, with translation MTPSLAGLVDDGAQASVLIVEDDPASARVLGSILKQAGYRVSIATDGHAAIRALESEETPDLLVLDWMLPGISGLEVCHWARERWNALALPILMVTAKTDPESAYAAFDAGASDYIPKPFRGAEIRARIAAHLRTKRLVEERVRLEEHLREREKLSALGLVASGVAHDLNNPLAVIGAQAQILLRGAPDEATEAGLREILAGVERCTRIVGDLLGFARRHPLERKPVDVADVLRATVELRHGDLRAAGIHPVLEVPGSLPPVVADAHQLQQVFLNILINAEQALREGGRTLRVAATVDGAVLTAGASAESPRTSVGDGAAGAATVRIDISNDGPAIPPDVLPQIFDPLFTTKSADEGTGLGLAISRRIVREHGGEIECRSDDAGTVFSIRLPVGITAPHQEMHGR
- a CDS encoding HD domain-containing protein; amino-acid sequence: MQRTEPHPQREFEVVRDPLWNTIRLDPTALRIIDTRQFQRLRHIRQLGLAYLVYPGATHTRFDHALGVYHLARWAMGLLGERGELEGVDPAECRLVPYAALLHDIGHYPFSHALEELDAERVPGHHEELTARFLAAPAIRAALEEVAPNAPERIEALIRARSGSPLQGLVSGSLDLDKIEYLRRDALFCGVPYGEVDVDRLLHAMTLLRDPETGRMEVGIHEKGLSAVESLLFSKYQMFRNVYWHHAVRAATSLYKRLVQESVDAGVVSPGELVGQSDERLLALLEVRAGAMEGEGARRVAQLWLPAVRDRRLPKRALELPGEALRGLPAEEWLYAEGGLVHALELRLAAEMGLPPGGVFVDYPEKPRMMGLDLLLLRRTGRVQRLTAAGSAGLIDLPRVADELYYTARAFRVFGVERRELSAAPMLDLLSLPAAGLRARLTDPAPLLS
- a CDS encoding IS110 family transposase; translated protein: MDAEFLARQARADVKLLHPIQHRSAEAQQDLALLRARDQLVQVRTKLINHVRGSVKSLGARITKCSADTFARTATAQVPEVLHASLMPLLEVISDLTKRIRGMDRQVEQMIEAHPEAVRLQQPKGVGPLTAVAFARAIEDPHRFKHSRQVGAFLGLVPKLDESSDSSPQLGISKAGDELVRRYLVSAAHYILGPFGPDCDLRRYGEALAARGGKNAKKRAAVAVARKLAVMLHRLWVADADYDPQWVQRHKTA